One genomic window of Micromonospora sp. WMMD1128 includes the following:
- a CDS encoding polyprenyl synthetase family protein yields the protein MTPTAGVAGGHVERMLERYRGLALGALLDDVPAGGPRYLYDLVAEYPRRWGKGLRAALCLATCRAFGGGEAVGLNAAVTVELFHNAFLIHDDIQDESEQRRGGQTLHAEYGVGVALNVGNMTNLLALQRLAANRAALGSGIAWRLFTETELMLRHSLEGQAIEIGWIRDNVCDLDADDYYRMCLKKTSWYTCIYPCRSGILVATGRENAVDVLDRYGWYLGAAFQIQDDALNLTGDYARYGKEIAGDLWEGKRTLILIDFMRRCTADERERVIDFLGRTRARRSATDVGWLHRRLLAYDCVESARRSARELAEAARREGQRALGAAADTEDGRFLLDLTEYVVERNR from the coding sequence ATGACGCCGACCGCCGGAGTGGCCGGCGGGCACGTGGAACGCATGCTGGAGCGCTATCGCGGCCTCGCCCTCGGCGCGCTGCTCGACGACGTGCCCGCGGGCGGACCGCGCTACCTGTACGACCTGGTCGCGGAATATCCCCGGCGGTGGGGCAAGGGGCTGCGCGCCGCGTTGTGCCTGGCCACCTGCCGGGCGTTCGGCGGCGGGGAGGCGGTGGGCCTCAACGCCGCGGTGACCGTGGAGCTGTTCCACAACGCCTTCCTCATCCACGACGACATCCAGGACGAGAGCGAGCAGCGGCGCGGCGGGCAGACCCTGCACGCCGAGTACGGGGTCGGCGTGGCGCTGAACGTCGGCAACATGACGAACCTGCTGGCGTTGCAGCGACTCGCCGCGAACCGGGCGGCGCTCGGCTCCGGGATCGCCTGGCGGCTGTTCACCGAGACCGAACTGATGCTGCGCCACTCGCTGGAGGGGCAGGCGATCGAGATCGGTTGGATCCGCGACAACGTGTGCGACCTGGACGCCGACGACTACTACCGGATGTGCCTGAAGAAGACGTCCTGGTACACCTGCATCTATCCGTGCCGCAGCGGGATCCTCGTGGCCACCGGCCGGGAGAACGCGGTGGACGTCCTCGACCGCTACGGGTGGTATCTGGGCGCCGCGTTCCAGATCCAGGACGACGCGCTCAACCTGACCGGCGACTACGCGCGGTACGGCAAGGAGATCGCCGGCGACCTGTGGGAGGGCAAGCGGACGCTCATCCTCATCGACTTCATGCGGCGGTGCACCGCCGACGAACGCGAACGGGTCATCGACTTCCTGGGCCGGACCCGGGCGCGACGCTCCGCGACCGACGTGGGTTGGCTGCACCGGCGGCTCCTCGCGTACGACTGCGTGGAGTCCGCGCGGCGCAGCGCCCGGGAACTCGCCGAGGCCGCCCGGCGCGAGGGGCAGCGGGCACTGGGCGCCGCGGCCGACACCGAGGACGGTCGCTTCCTGCTCGACCTGACCGAGTACGTCGTGGAGCGCAACCGCTAG
- a CDS encoding helix-turn-helix domain-containing protein, protein MTESVRRPEPAGARGDDKWLAEVARGASADADGVPVELLGDYLRLLRDAAVTGRRPRRGELDAVGVLGRRAAEQGVSAGRAVRLYLSAARRLWRHLPHLDRSTDSETVRAAADAVLHVVDAAVATLAEGYAVARRELVRHEESLRRELVDDLLRGDSDLGGLVERAEPFGLDLARVHQVALAAPGRRLPDTEPAVSALERVIFDRLGDRDVLVATKEGLLVVVAPAEPARPGGGRDPGGPTDDLGRLMHGELDRLARGRPWQVVVGRPHPGLYGIARSYEEAREALATARRLHADAPVIDAHDLLIYRVLLRDQPAMVDLVRAVLTPLGQARGGAEPLVDTLAEYFACGEVATEAARRLHVSVRTVTYRLDRIRTLSGHDPADARDRFTLHAAVLGARALDWPRRPLPA, encoded by the coding sequence ATGACCGAGAGCGTCCGCCGGCCGGAGCCGGCCGGAGCGCGCGGCGACGACAAGTGGCTGGCGGAGGTGGCCCGCGGGGCGAGCGCCGACGCCGACGGCGTACCTGTGGAGTTGCTCGGCGACTATCTCCGGCTGCTCCGGGACGCGGCGGTGACCGGTCGCCGGCCGCGCCGCGGCGAACTGGACGCGGTCGGGGTCCTCGGCCGGCGCGCGGCCGAACAGGGCGTGTCGGCCGGCCGGGCGGTACGCCTCTACCTGTCCGCGGCGCGGCGGCTGTGGCGGCACCTGCCGCACCTGGACCGCTCCACCGACAGTGAGACGGTCCGGGCCGCGGCGGACGCCGTCCTCCACGTGGTCGACGCCGCCGTGGCCACGCTCGCCGAGGGCTACGCGGTGGCCCGCCGGGAACTGGTCCGCCACGAGGAGTCGCTACGCCGCGAACTCGTCGACGACCTGCTGCGCGGCGACTCCGACCTCGGCGGGCTGGTGGAGCGGGCCGAGCCGTTCGGGTTGGATCTCGCCCGCGTCCACCAGGTCGCGCTCGCCGCGCCGGGCCGCCGCCTGCCCGACACCGAACCGGCGGTCAGCGCCCTGGAACGGGTCATCTTCGACCGGCTCGGCGACCGGGACGTGCTGGTGGCGACGAAGGAAGGGCTGCTCGTGGTGGTCGCCCCGGCCGAACCGGCACGGCCCGGCGGGGGTCGCGACCCCGGCGGGCCGACGGACGACCTCGGCCGGCTGATGCACGGCGAGTTGGACCGTCTGGCGCGGGGCCGGCCGTGGCAGGTGGTGGTCGGCCGCCCGCATCCCGGCCTGTACGGCATCGCCCGCTCCTACGAGGAGGCCCGGGAGGCCCTCGCCACGGCTCGCCGGCTGCACGCCGACGCGCCGGTGATCGACGCCCACGACCTGCTCATCTACCGCGTCCTGCTGCGGGACCAGCCGGCGATGGTGGACCTGGTGCGGGCCGTGCTGACCCCGTTGGGCCAGGCCCGGGGCGGCGCCGAGCCGCTCGTGGACACCCTGGCCGAATACTTCGCCTGCGGCGAGGTCGCCACCGAGGCGGCTCGCCGCCTGCACGTGTCCGTCCGCACCGTCACCTACCGGCTCGACCGGATCCGGACGCTGAGCGGCCATGATCCCGCCGATGCGCGGGACAGGTTCACCCTGCACGCCGCCGTGCTCGGCGCGCGGGCCCTGGACTGGCCGCGCCGGCCGCTGCCGGCCTGA
- a CDS encoding alpha/beta hydrolase yields the protein MFRRPLALAVAVLTLLAGAPTPARADPGPPGLAWGACPDDLPDVPLDPAVRCARLRLPVDWDRPHGPTFELAVARRAARVPERRVGTLVFGPGGPGDSGVERIRKGDRFSPELLDRFDLVSFDPRTVARSAAPVCAPDPSLRRPPIPLADQADFDAAVAWNRALWDRCRPTSPVFEHADTVSTVHDLEALRRALGERRLTFHGSSYGTLLGQQYAERYPGRVRAVVLEGVFDHGLGLRPFVRTQAATLQDSFDEFVSWCDRSTDCEFHGRDVRSVWAGVLARADRGGYAPRTAFDVTAVALGLLAGPRWPQLATEIRKMEAGAPPDEVKLPIAVAAFCADWPAPVRDYDEYAALVRVAATAAPDVRYGAGLLAVQTCLGWPSPVRNPPHRLHVRTRAPLLLINARHDPRTGYAWATDVARQLGRHGRLVTYDGWGHGAYERNDCTIAVVDRYLIDLTLPAPGARCPAS from the coding sequence GTGTTCCGTCGTCCGTTGGCCCTGGCCGTCGCCGTGCTCACCCTCCTCGCCGGAGCGCCCACGCCGGCACGCGCCGATCCCGGGCCACCGGGTCTCGCCTGGGGCGCGTGCCCCGACGACCTGCCGGACGTCCCGCTCGACCCGGCCGTGCGGTGCGCCCGGCTCCGCCTGCCGGTGGACTGGGACCGGCCGCACGGCCCGACGTTCGAGCTGGCCGTGGCGCGCCGGGCCGCCCGGGTGCCGGAGCGGCGGGTGGGCACGCTCGTGTTCGGGCCGGGCGGTCCGGGCGACTCCGGGGTGGAACGCATTCGCAAGGGCGACCGGTTCAGCCCCGAACTGCTCGACCGGTTCGACCTGGTCAGCTTCGACCCGCGTACGGTGGCCCGCTCCGCCGCGCCGGTCTGCGCGCCGGATCCGAGCCTGCGCCGACCGCCGATCCCGCTCGCCGACCAGGCCGACTTCGACGCCGCGGTGGCCTGGAACCGGGCGCTGTGGGACCGGTGCCGCCCGACCAGCCCGGTCTTCGAGCACGCGGACACGGTGAGCACGGTGCACGACCTGGAGGCGTTGCGGCGGGCGCTCGGGGAACGGCGGCTCACGTTCCACGGCAGTTCGTACGGCACGCTGCTGGGCCAGCAGTACGCCGAGCGGTACCCGGGCCGGGTGCGGGCCGTCGTGCTGGAGGGCGTGTTCGACCACGGCCTCGGCCTGCGCCCGTTCGTGCGGACCCAGGCGGCGACGCTCCAGGACTCGTTCGACGAGTTCGTGTCCTGGTGCGACAGGTCGACCGACTGTGAGTTCCACGGCCGGGACGTGCGATCGGTCTGGGCCGGCGTGCTGGCCCGCGCCGACCGCGGCGGGTACGCCCCGCGTACCGCCTTCGACGTGACCGCCGTGGCCCTCGGGTTGCTCGCCGGCCCGCGCTGGCCGCAACTGGCCACCGAGATCCGGAAGATGGAGGCCGGCGCCCCGCCGGACGAGGTGAAGCTGCCGATCGCGGTGGCGGCCTTCTGCGCGGACTGGCCGGCCCCGGTGCGCGACTACGACGAGTACGCCGCCCTGGTCCGGGTGGCGGCGACCGCCGCGCCGGACGTCCGGTACGGCGCCGGGCTGCTGGCGGTGCAGACCTGCCTCGGCTGGCCGTCCCCGGTCCGGAACCCGCCACACCGCCTGCACGTGCGCACCCGTGCGCCGCTGCTGCTGATCAACGCCCGGCACGACCCCCGCACCGGCTACGCCTGGGCCACCGACGTCGCCCGGCAACTGGGCCGGCACGGACGCCTGGTCACGTACGACGGGTGGGGGCACGGCGCGTACGAACGAAACGACTGCACGATCGCGGTGGTGGACCGGTACCTCATCGACCTGACGCTGCCCGCCCCCGGCGCCCGCTGCCCCGCGAGCTGA
- a CDS encoding potassium transporter TrkA, whose product MVIERTHLPGIGVRHAFTTEQGRRIAVVEHAVGGRRDVVHDDPDDPDGMVGLALTPAEASALATLLGFPELVAVPA is encoded by the coding sequence GTGGTCATCGAACGCACCCATCTGCCGGGCATCGGGGTACGACACGCCTTCACCACCGAACAGGGCCGCCGGATCGCGGTCGTCGAGCACGCGGTGGGTGGCCGCCGGGACGTCGTCCACGACGATCCGGACGACCCCGACGGCATGGTCGGTCTCGCCCTCACCCCGGCCGAGGCGTCCGCGCTGGCCACCCTGCTGGGCTTCCCGGAGCTGGTGGCCGTCCCCGCCTGA
- a CDS encoding cupin-like domain-containing protein produces the protein MTVAAAPGLLPAWREWLAENLAMGIAAEQARAAAVDAGADADAVDAELAALATHPYFAVCRRLALRYDWMESVLDTYRVLRDDDGGRDLDRRTDVSAEEFFGRYYYGNRPVVLDGLMTDWPARDWTLARMARRCPDAVVEVMTGREANPDHAWQYDRHRTTMSFRDYLAMLGSGTRTNDYYMVPRNENWNGALRPLAEDVRPPAHLVDPAGGGHLLLGPAGTVTPLHVDNSTVLLCQVLGRKHVRLVPSYQRHLVYPRGGTFSAVDAARPDLDRHPRYAEATVLETILEPGQMLLIPVGWWHWVHALDLSATVTFHHFRVPGQNHRMATPPAAGAA, from the coding sequence GTGACCGTGGCCGCCGCGCCGGGCCTGCTCCCCGCATGGCGGGAGTGGCTCGCCGAGAACCTGGCGATGGGGATCGCCGCCGAGCAGGCCCGCGCGGCGGCCGTCGACGCGGGCGCGGACGCCGACGCGGTCGACGCCGAACTGGCGGCGCTCGCCACACACCCGTACTTCGCCGTCTGCCGGCGGCTCGCATTGCGCTACGACTGGATGGAGTCGGTGCTCGACACCTACCGGGTGCTCCGCGACGACGACGGCGGGCGGGACCTGGACCGGCGTACCGACGTGAGCGCGGAGGAGTTCTTCGGCCGCTACTACTACGGCAACCGGCCGGTCGTGCTCGACGGCCTGATGACCGACTGGCCCGCGCGCGACTGGACGCTGGCGCGGATGGCGCGCCGGTGCCCGGACGCCGTGGTCGAGGTGATGACCGGCCGGGAGGCGAACCCCGACCACGCCTGGCAGTACGACAGGCACCGCACCACCATGTCGTTCCGTGACTACCTGGCGATGCTCGGCTCCGGAACCCGGACCAACGACTACTACATGGTCCCCCGCAACGAGAACTGGAACGGGGCGCTGCGCCCGCTCGCCGAGGACGTGCGGCCACCGGCCCACCTCGTCGACCCGGCCGGCGGTGGGCACCTGCTGCTCGGCCCGGCGGGCACCGTCACGCCGCTGCACGTCGACAACAGCACGGTGCTGCTCTGCCAGGTGCTCGGCCGCAAACACGTCCGGCTGGTCCCGTCGTACCAGCGGCACCTGGTGTATCCGCGCGGCGGCACGTTCAGCGCGGTGGACGCGGCGCGTCCGGACCTGGACCGGCACCCCCGGTACGCCGAGGCCACGGTGCTGGAGACGATCCTCGAACCGGGCCAGATGCTGCTGATACCGGTCGGCTGGTGGCACTGGGTGCACGCCCTGGACCTCAGCGCCACGGTCACCTTCCACCACTTCCGGGTGCCCGGACAGAATCATCGGATGGCCACCCCGCCGGCCGCCGGGGCGGCCTGA
- a CDS encoding XRE family transcriptional regulator gives MTNMAAPNTALRAVRTGMRMSQDDFARALQAAGHRVGEPNDANKRLVQRWESGAIAAPRPVYARALEVVTGLPISLLGFDAVPGGHVTDDEHGGHDLTSPVSSLATPTSTPKPTTAHRSYEGVWLSRYQYYSSGRADSFAGQHFVVLLQHGDRLTARSLPGSASSSLSLDLTVDGAVVTGTWVEQTDPTGYYRGARYHGAIQLIAEPTGRRMAGKWIGFGKDMDVNTGPWELVFRDASTSKATLDRYNTPVT, from the coding sequence GTGACAAACATGGCCGCGCCGAACACCGCCCTACGCGCCGTCCGCACCGGGATGCGCATGAGCCAGGACGACTTCGCTCGCGCCCTCCAGGCCGCCGGCCACCGCGTCGGCGAACCCAACGACGCCAACAAGAGACTCGTCCAACGATGGGAGTCCGGCGCAATCGCCGCGCCCCGCCCCGTCTACGCCCGCGCCCTGGAGGTCGTCACCGGGCTACCCATCTCACTGCTCGGCTTCGACGCGGTGCCCGGCGGGCATGTCACCGACGACGAACACGGCGGCCACGACCTGACCTCGCCCGTGTCCAGCCTGGCCACGCCGACATCGACGCCCAAGCCCACCACGGCCCACCGGTCGTACGAAGGCGTGTGGCTCAGCCGCTACCAGTATTACTCCAGCGGGCGGGCAGACTCCTTCGCCGGACAGCACTTCGTGGTGCTGCTCCAGCACGGCGACCGGCTCACCGCCCGCAGCCTGCCCGGCTCGGCGTCGTCGTCTCTCTCGCTGGACCTGACCGTGGACGGTGCCGTCGTCACCGGCACCTGGGTCGAACAGACCGACCCCACCGGCTACTACCGAGGCGCCCGCTACCACGGCGCAATCCAACTCATCGCCGAGCCCACCGGCCGACGGATGGCCGGGAAATGGATCGGCTTCGGCAAGGACATGGACGTGAACACCGGCCCGTGGGAACTCGTCTTCCGCGACGCCTCGACATCCAAGGCGACACTCGATCGCTACAACACGCCGGTGACGTAG
- a CDS encoding CU044_2847 family protein, giving the protein MTELVRIPLDDGGTLLVEGTDTPDGPVDAGRIGDHLRELPATLRTTLRPVADAAQVVLEQLRRAGPDEIEAEFGVNLSNEAGAVITKSQLACHLKVTVRWRRAGSVSDPER; this is encoded by the coding sequence GTGACGGAGCTGGTGCGGATCCCGCTGGACGACGGCGGCACGCTGCTCGTCGAGGGGACGGACACGCCGGACGGGCCGGTCGACGCGGGCCGGATCGGCGACCACCTCCGGGAGCTTCCGGCGACGCTGCGGACCACGCTGCGGCCGGTCGCCGACGCGGCGCAGGTGGTGCTGGAGCAACTGCGCCGGGCCGGCCCCGACGAGATCGAGGCGGAGTTCGGCGTCAACCTGTCCAACGAGGCCGGTGCGGTGATCACCAAGAGCCAGCTCGCCTGCCACCTCAAGGTCACCGTCCGCTGGCGCCGGGCCGGGTCGGTGAGCGACCCGGAGCGATGA
- a CDS encoding trypsin-like peptidase domain-containing protein, with amino-acid sequence MTQPITAAVARFVTADGQVAGTGFLAADRTVVTCAHVARAVSGAPGAEVTVWFPHAPGGPRLAGRVVPEAWRDADDRDVAVLRLDTPPEGVRPLPLGAAAGCRGHAVRSYGFPRQAPTGGHHGYAVAGDLLPEAAAGPLLQLTDANDLTTGFSGAPVLDDVTGLVVGMVTAITHPDAHQRGQGIAYATPTETLREAYPALAVRDISPYRGLEAFTTADARWFHGRDDAVDRVLAALGGGHPALLLLGPSGSGKSSLVQAGVLPALVAGRLPGADRWLTVLARPGDDLRTELADAGLPGVAESGVRAAVDARLTGEPPGTRLLLVVDQVEEALTEVGPARAADLRRLRDAVGAHPALTVLLVMRDDFYPRLATVAPDLLDAALPGLVNVPAALTARELAAIVTRPAEAAGAHVEDGLTDRIVSDLLAADPADPPDRRAPVTLLPLLELTLEQLWQRRHDGRLTHEAYRRVGEITGSLARWCDRAVDELPAERRPIARRVLTGLVHPADETHRVPAARRQVPLATLRELAGADTDPGPVDEVLAALTRHRVVTTRRVTPPGSDRPPEPVAELVHDALIRDWGALREWVAQDRRFHDWLRRADERRLRWQDTADPDDLLHGTDLTDGLTWSPTHALPRETAAYLAASADRQQAATRRSRRLNAVLACLLVLAVVAAGLALWQRQDAVRTGAQSLSRQLATQSRSLQTTDPQLAALLALHADRVSPTAEAITGLYAAADLPSLDRLTGFRDDVYQVAFPRDDARLATLSDRRVQLWDLTTRQLVREFGDQATTVLSFAFTPDGGTLVTGADGVVSLWTVADGRRRFDLKDAGRVGRVTVLALTPDGTTLVTPGPDHDLTLWNLADGQPRATLSGHSGTVYSLAVSPDGRTLASGSEDGTVRLWDLPSGRNRGVLPGSRKDDPVFSVAFSPDGRTLARARSGEPVQLWDVARRRIRAVLRGSTGSLPVFSPDGTRIATADGADVRLWDAATGGIRAVLTGHARTVFDLAFSADGRTLASGGADRTVRLWDATVTTTRGLLARPGVTVENVAFSPDAAILAVGDGDNSVSLWNLSTGRIDATLRPPGPMETTFVVAMAFSPDGRTLAVGTDAIRLWDLTTGRLRRTLPLAGDQESVHALVFSADGSALAHDADDGDVRLWDLGTGQVRATFTGHRGLVLAIALSPDGRLLATAGDDNTVRLWNTTSARSLAVLTAHTDGVDSVAFSPDGRALVSGSGDATVRVWSVATGGLTATLSLPEGASEVVVRYAPDGRTLAISTGWNAAQLWDAATGLRYATLAGYTPSDDADLVAFSPDGGTLAVAGGDTVWLGIFEPPDASRARDKLCRELRRDLTDQEWSTYLPGVAHEPACPAR; translated from the coding sequence ATGACCCAGCCGATAACGGCCGCCGTCGCCCGGTTCGTGACCGCCGACGGACAGGTCGCCGGCACCGGTTTCCTGGCCGCCGACCGGACGGTCGTCACCTGCGCCCACGTGGCTCGCGCCGTCAGCGGCGCGCCCGGGGCGGAGGTGACCGTGTGGTTCCCGCACGCCCCGGGCGGCCCCCGCCTCGCCGGCCGCGTCGTGCCCGAGGCGTGGCGGGACGCCGACGACCGGGACGTCGCCGTCCTCCGGCTCGACACCCCACCCGAGGGGGTGCGCCCACTCCCGCTGGGCGCCGCCGCCGGCTGCCGCGGGCACGCGGTGCGGTCGTACGGCTTTCCCCGCCAGGCGCCCACCGGCGGCCACCACGGGTACGCGGTCGCGGGCGACCTGCTCCCCGAGGCCGCCGCCGGCCCGCTGCTGCAACTCACCGACGCCAACGACCTCACCACCGGCTTCAGCGGCGCGCCGGTGCTCGACGACGTGACCGGGCTCGTGGTCGGCATGGTCACCGCGATCACCCACCCCGACGCCCACCAGCGCGGTCAGGGCATCGCGTACGCCACGCCGACCGAGACGTTGCGCGAGGCGTACCCGGCGCTGGCGGTGCGGGACATCTCCCCGTACCGCGGTCTGGAAGCGTTCACCACCGCGGACGCCCGTTGGTTCCACGGCCGCGACGACGCGGTGGACCGGGTGCTGGCCGCGCTGGGCGGCGGGCATCCGGCGCTGCTGCTGCTCGGCCCCTCCGGGTCCGGAAAGTCCTCGCTGGTCCAGGCCGGCGTCCTGCCGGCGTTGGTCGCCGGGCGGCTGCCCGGCGCGGACCGGTGGCTCACCGTCCTGGCCCGCCCCGGCGACGACCTGCGCACCGAGCTGGCCGACGCCGGCCTGCCCGGCGTCGCGGAATCCGGGGTACGCGCGGCGGTCGACGCGCGGCTCACCGGGGAGCCGCCCGGCACCCGCTTGCTGCTGGTGGTCGACCAGGTCGAGGAGGCGCTGACCGAGGTGGGTCCGGCCCGGGCCGCCGACCTGCGCCGGCTGCGCGACGCCGTCGGCGCGCATCCGGCGCTGACCGTGCTGCTGGTGATGCGGGACGACTTCTACCCCCGGCTGGCGACCGTCGCGCCGGATCTCCTCGACGCGGCGCTGCCGGGGCTGGTCAACGTGCCCGCCGCGCTCACCGCGCGGGAGCTGGCGGCGATCGTCACCCGGCCCGCCGAGGCGGCCGGCGCGCACGTCGAGGACGGGCTGACCGACCGGATCGTCTCCGACCTGCTCGCCGCCGACCCGGCCGACCCGCCCGACCGCCGCGCCCCGGTCACGCTGCTCCCGCTGCTCGAACTCACCCTCGAACAGCTCTGGCAGCGGCGCCACGACGGTCGCCTCACGCACGAGGCGTACCGGCGGGTCGGCGAGATCACCGGCAGCCTGGCCCGGTGGTGCGACCGCGCGGTCGACGAGCTGCCCGCCGAGCGGCGACCGATCGCCCGGCGTGTGCTCACCGGGCTGGTCCACCCCGCCGACGAGACCCACCGGGTGCCGGCCGCCCGGCGGCAGGTGCCGCTGGCCACGCTCCGGGAGCTGGCCGGCGCCGACACCGACCCCGGGCCGGTCGACGAGGTGCTGGCCGCCCTGACCCGGCACCGTGTGGTCACCACCCGCCGGGTCACGCCGCCCGGCTCGGACCGACCGCCCGAGCCGGTGGCCGAGCTGGTCCACGACGCGTTGATCCGCGACTGGGGAGCGCTGCGCGAGTGGGTGGCCCAGGACCGCCGGTTCCACGACTGGCTGCGCCGGGCGGACGAACGCCGGCTGCGGTGGCAGGACACCGCCGACCCGGACGACCTCCTGCACGGCACCGACCTGACCGACGGGCTGACCTGGTCGCCGACGCACGCCCTGCCCCGCGAGACCGCCGCCTACCTGGCGGCCAGCGCCGACCGGCAGCAGGCCGCGACCCGGCGGTCGCGCCGGCTCAACGCCGTGCTGGCGTGCCTGCTGGTCCTCGCCGTGGTCGCCGCCGGGCTCGCGTTATGGCAGCGGCAGGACGCGGTCCGCACGGGCGCGCAGTCGCTGTCCCGGCAGTTGGCGACGCAGTCCCGGTCGTTGCAGACCACCGATCCTCAACTCGCCGCGCTGTTGGCCCTGCACGCCGACCGGGTCAGTCCCACGGCAGAGGCCATCACCGGCCTCTATGCCGCTGCCGACCTGCCATCCCTGGACCGGCTCACCGGGTTCCGAGACGACGTCTACCAGGTCGCGTTTCCGCGCGACGACGCACGACTGGCCACCCTCAGCGACCGGCGGGTGCAGCTGTGGGATCTGACGACGCGGCAGCTCGTCAGGGAATTCGGCGATCAGGCCACCACGGTGCTGTCGTTCGCATTCACCCCCGACGGGGGCACCCTTGTCACCGGCGCTGACGGCGTCGTCTCCCTCTGGACGGTGGCGGACGGGCGTCGCCGGTTCGACCTGAAGGACGCAGGACGGGTCGGGCGGGTCACCGTGCTCGCCCTCACCCCGGACGGCACGACCCTGGTCACCCCCGGCCCCGACCACGACCTCACGCTGTGGAACCTGGCCGACGGGCAACCTCGGGCCACCCTCAGCGGCCATTCCGGCACCGTCTACTCGCTCGCCGTCTCACCCGACGGCCGAACGCTGGCCAGTGGCAGCGAAGACGGGACCGTCCGGCTCTGGGATCTACCCAGCGGCCGGAACCGCGGCGTCCTTCCTGGCAGCCGGAAGGACGATCCGGTCTTCTCGGTCGCCTTCAGTCCGGACGGACGCACCCTCGCACGTGCGAGGAGCGGCGAGCCAGTACAGCTGTGGGACGTCGCCCGGCGGCGAATCCGCGCTGTCCTGCGCGGGAGCACCGGCAGCCTTCCGGTGTTCAGCCCCGACGGCACTCGGATCGCCACGGCCGACGGAGCGGACGTACGCCTGTGGGACGCCGCCACCGGCGGAATCCGCGCGGTCCTCACCGGCCATGCGAGGACGGTGTTCGACCTGGCTTTCAGCGCGGACGGACGCACCCTGGCCAGTGGCGGTGCCGACCGGACCGTGCGGCTCTGGGATGCCACCGTCACGACGACTAGAGGCCTCCTCGCCCGGCCCGGCGTCACCGTGGAGAACGTGGCCTTCAGCCCGGACGCAGCGATCCTCGCGGTGGGCGACGGTGACAACAGCGTCAGCCTCTGGAACCTCTCCACCGGCCGGATCGACGCGACTCTTCGCCCGCCCGGCCCGATGGAGACGACGTTCGTGGTCGCGATGGCGTTCAGTCCCGACGGACGAACGCTGGCCGTCGGCACAGACGCCATCCGCCTATGGGATCTGACGACCGGCCGGCTGCGTCGAACGCTGCCCCTGGCCGGCGATCAGGAATCCGTTCACGCCCTCGTCTTCAGCGCGGACGGCAGCGCTCTGGCCCACGACGCCGACGACGGTGACGTGCGTCTCTGGGATCTGGGCACCGGACAGGTTCGCGCCACGTTCACCGGTCACCGGGGTCTGGTCCTTGCGATCGCTCTCTCCCCGGACGGCCGTCTCCTCGCCACGGCGGGTGACGACAACACCGTTCGCCTCTGGAACACCACCTCGGCGCGATCACTGGCGGTCCTCACGGCGCACACCGACGGGGTGGACTCGGTGGCCTTCAGCCCGGACGGCCGTGCCCTGGTCAGCGGGAGCGGCGACGCCACCGTGCGGGTCTGGTCGGTGGCGACCGGCGGCCTGACCGCGACACTGAGCCTGCCCGAGGGCGCTTCGGAGGTCGTTGTGCGGTACGCCCCAGACGGCCGCACGCTGGCGATCAGCACTGGCTGGAACGCCGCCCAGCTCTGGGACGCGGCGACCGGTCTCCGGTACGCCACCCTCGCCGGTTACACCCCGAGCGACGACGCCGACCTGGTGGCGTTCAGTCCGGACGGCGGCACCCTCGCGGTCGCCGGCGGAGACACCGTGTGGCTCGGTATCTTCGAACCACCCGACGCGTCCCGCGCCCGGGACAAGCTCTGCCGGGAGCTGCGCCGGGACTTGACCGACCAGGAGTGGTCCACCTACCTGCCGGGCGTGGCGCACGAGCCGGCCTGCCCGGCGCGCTGA
- a CDS encoding TraR/DksA C4-type zinc finger protein, with protein sequence MTHTLDDRTGTLRELLEQQLADYTDQLTELTPATRQPGHGGHDPDTLRRLIEAARHGAADTAQALRRMSEGTYGVCERCGQAIPTDRLEIRPAARFCVPCQQSR encoded by the coding sequence ATGACGCACACCCTCGACGACCGCACCGGGACGCTGCGCGAACTGCTGGAACAGCAGCTCGCCGACTACACCGACCAGCTCACCGAGCTGACGCCGGCCACACGGCAGCCGGGCCACGGTGGTCACGACCCGGACACCCTGCGCCGGCTGATCGAGGCGGCCCGGCACGGCGCCGCGGACACCGCGCAGGCGTTGCGGCGCATGTCCGAGGGCACGTACGGCGTCTGCGAGCGCTGCGGTCAGGCCATTCCCACGGACCGCCTGGAGATCCGTCCCGCCGCCCGCTTCTGCGTGCCCTGCCAGCAGTCCCGCTGA